A window from Dysidea avara chromosome 2, odDysAvar1.4, whole genome shotgun sequence encodes these proteins:
- the LOC136248142 gene encoding probable outer membrane protein pmp20, giving the protein MLLKPLSCLVQRKITSTFINNTAEYGAALATQNKCFISFTENSNVSFHGNTAIFGGAIYFELLGELMFDGNSTITFVTNKATWGGGAIYPILNSTVTFDGNTTVSFKDSSAVSDGGGALFDTFITVAFSGSSTVTFNGNNGRQGGAIYSIGSCTILFDGYSTVTFTDNSASFGGAFYSISSTTLSFGGSSMITFDNNCAQYGGALKSTSYSDVSFHDHSTVTSSNNSAVYGGNNGSAGGGAIASFINCSFIFHGNTRVTIEKNIATLGGAAYSETHFDVSFDGNSSVTFKSNIAFDSGRAIASYSNCPVSFNGKSTVVFYSNNASAGGGGAILSSDNCNILFKENSIAKFPNNGATQGGAIYWRVMCNITVTGDSFIDFSNNTAIQDGGVFYAINSNIMFRRMSLTKFGYNKADRNGGVTNLSKDFTVIMNSEIIFSHNSAGQFGGAIYGELIENSQSEIISNVTNGSFSNNSAPLNGSDVYIKLHASCDETCLNESIVGLFNIEHNNPPQTLVLYHPAHCTSAANVTNYLCHSYLLSNIMLGQDIKINACVFGLYNCSAHTTDFLISDNSEYHEIDGSRIVSIACETLQGIRILGTKVSNVTIAITSYESEGSMISIKLIVELSPCHPDFQYENRARRCVCYISSNIVFCSGSTSTIKEGYWFGMVDGKQTVSVCPNDYCEFTCCETTKGYYQLYPGRYNQCSSHRCGIAGGDCEEGYTLSFDSVECVSVDKCTIGQTVLVVILSMIYWIVIVILVFIATYYHVGIGYLYAITYYYSVVDILLNQIFYKSQGLFTTVSIISSTAKITPQILGQLCFVKNLSGIDQHFIHYVHPLAVTVILGIISILARISHKFSSIVSRGIIRVACFLLLISYTSVATTSLLLLRSLTFDNVDKDYTYLSPDIEYFHGRHLPYVIIAILSTLVIVIGLPLLLLLEPFLNSKVNFTRIKPLLDQFQGCHKDKYHCCAAYYMACRLVIILLVVINSSDANITQYLLAAASTIVALIQLILRPYASETLNSFEQPNCKKRVQPSSGTKFT; this is encoded by the exons ATGCTCCTTAAACCATTGTCATGTCTTGTTCAAAGGAAAATCACATCAACATTTATAAACAATACTGCTGAATATGGAGCAGCTTTAGCCACTCAGAATAAATGTTTTATATCATTTACTGAAAACTCAAATGTTAGTTTTCATGGAAACACTGCTATATTTGGTGGAGCCATATACTTTGAATTGTTAGGTGAACTAATGTTTGATGGGAACTCTACAATTACATTTGTTACCAATAAAGCTACATGGGGTGGAGGAGCAATATATCCCATACTTAATAGCACAGTGACATTTGATGGCAATACCACAGTATCATTTAAAGATAGCAGTGCTGTAAGTGATGGAGGTGGAGCACTCTTTGATACATTCATTACTGTAGCATTCAGTGGAAGCTCTACAGTTACATTTAATGGTAATAATGGCAGACAAGGAGGAGCTATTTATTCCATTGGTAGTTGCACCATCTTGTTTGATGGATACTCAACAGTAACATTTACAGATAACAGTGCTTCATTTGGAGGAGCTTTTTACTCTATATCTAGTACTACTCTTTCATTTGGTGGAAGCTCGATGATAACTTTTGATAACAACTGTGCTCAGTATGGAGGTGCTTTGAAATCCACAAGTTATTCTGATGTGTCATTTCATGACCATTCGACAGTCACATCCAGTAATAACAGTGCTGTGTATGGAG GTAACAATGGCAGTGCAGGTGGAGGTGCAATTGCCTCTTTTATTAACTGTAGCTTTATATTTCATGGAAATACAAGGGTAACCATTGAAAAAAACATAGCCACACTTGGAGGAGCTGCTTATTCAGAAACTCATTTTGATGTGTCCTTTGATGGGAACTCATCAGTTACATTCAAAAGTAATATCGCATTTGATAGTGGAAGAGCAATTGCCTCATACAGCAACTGTCCTGTTTCATTTAATGGCAAGTCAACAGTAGTGTTTTACAGCAACAATGCTTCAGCAGGTGGAGGTGGAGCTATACTTTCAAGTGACAATTGCAACATACTCTTTAAAGAAAACTCAATTGCAAAATTTCCAAATAATGGTGCAACACAAGGTGGAGCAATATATTGGCGTGTCATGTGCAACATTACAGTTACAGGCGACTCTTTCATAGATTTTTCCAACAATACAGCTATCCAGGATGGGGGAGTGTTCTATGCAATAAATTCCAACATTATGTTCAGAAGAATGTCACTTACAAAGTTCGGTTACAATAAAGCTGACAGAAATGGTGGAGTCACAAATCTTAGCAAGGACTTTACTGTAATAATGAATTCTGAAATTATATTTTCACATAATAGTGCTGGTCAGTTTGGTGGGGCTATCTATGGAGAGTTAATAGAAAATAGCCAGTCTGAAATAATTTCCAATGTGACTAACGGTAGTTTTAGCAACAATTCTGCTCCTTTAAATGGCAGCGATGTTTATATTAAATTACATGCTTCATGTGACGAAACCTGTTTAAACGAGAGTATTGTTGGGTTATTTAATATAGAACACAATAATCCTCCACAAACCCTAGTTTTATATCATCCAGCTCATTGCACTAGTGCAGCCAATGTTACAAATTATCTTTGTCACTCTTACCTTTTGTCCAATATCATGCTTGGTCAAGATATCAAAATTAATGCTTGTGTGTTTGGTCTCTACAACTGTTCAGCTCATACAACAGACTTTTTGATTAGTGACAATTCTGAATATCATGAAATTGATGGTTCAAGGATTGTGTCAATAGCATGTGAAACACTTCAAGGTATCAGAATTTTAGGAACAAAAGTTTCTAATGTAACCATAGCGATTACATCATATGAAAGTGAAGGATCTATGATTTCTATTAAGCTTATAGTTGAGTTATCACCATGCCACCCTGATTTTCAGTATGAAAATAGAGCACGAAGGTGTGTTTGTTACATTTCTAGTAATATTGTGTTTTGCTCTGGTAGTACATCAACCATCAAAGAAGGGTACTGGTTTGGTATGGTTGATGGTAAGCAAACTGTATCAGTTTGTCCGAATGATTATTGTGAGTTTACCTGTTGTGAAACCACCAAAGGATATTATCAACTCTACCCTGGTAGATATAATCAGTGTAGTTCACACAGATGTGGTATTGCTGGTGGTGACTGTGAGGAAGGCTACACTCTCTCATTTGATTCTGTAGAATGTGTCAGTGTTGACAAGTGTACAATAGGACAGACAGTACTGGTAGTCATTTTATCGATGATATACTGGATAGTCATAGTTATACTAGTGTTCATTGCAACATACTATCATGTTGGGATTGGTTATCTGTATGctattacatattattacagTGTGGTGGATATCTTACTGAACCAAATATTTTATAAGTCACAAGGACTCTTTACAACTGTTAGCATTATTTCTAGTACTGCCAAAATAACACCACAAATTTTAGGACAACTATGCTTTGTAAAAAATCTAAGTGGAATTGATCAACACTTCATTCATTATGTACATCCACTAGCTGTTACTGTGATCTTGGGGATAATCTCCATATTGGCAAGGATATCACATAAGTTTTCATCAATTGTGAGTAGAGGAATTATTCGTGTTGCGTGCTTCCTGTTGCTAATATCATACACTTCTGTGGCCACAACTTCATTACTGCTATTGAGATCACTGACATTTGATAATGTGGATAAGGATTACACTTACCTGTCACCTGACATAGAGTATTTTCATGGTCGTCATCTACCATATGTTATCATAGCAATATTATCTACTCTAGTGATTGTGATTGGTCTACCACTTCTGCTTCTACTTGAACCTTTCCTTAATAGCAAGGTCAACTTTACAAGAATAAAGCCACTGCttgatcagtttcaaggatgtcACAAAGACAAGTATCATTGCTGTGCTGCCTACTATATGGCTTGTCGACTGGTGATAATTTTACTAGTAGTTATAAATTCATCAGATGCTAATATTACACAATatttacttgctgctgctagtACAATAGTTGCTTTAATACAACTAATTCTGAGACCATATGCCAGTGAAACTCTTAACAGTTTtgaacagccaaactgtaaaaaacgagtgcagccctcaagtggcaccaaattcacctga